In a genomic window of Aggregatimonas sangjinii:
- a CDS encoding DUF2452 domain-containing protein, whose translation MKKEKKPDYVVFDEESQTYNGKLLPYASGVSAPKIVPPDVTTWKNTNIVAANNQFKARYENIQMQYQEMMEQFEYNNLIYSAKYSFEPITGKIYHLYRAKNQSTFLSLISPDECNFDYVGSFRLGPDKMWEKVE comes from the coding sequence ATGAAGAAAGAAAAAAAACCGGATTATGTCGTTTTTGATGAAGAATCGCAAACGTACAATGGAAAATTGCTCCCCTACGCCAGTGGGGTTTCTGCACCGAAAATAGTTCCGCCGGACGTTACCACTTGGAAGAATACCAATATCGTGGCGGCCAACAATCAATTTAAAGCCCGCTACGAGAACATTCAGATGCAATATCAGGAAATGATGGAGCAATTTGAGTACAATAATCTTATTTACAGCGCAAAATACAGCTTTGAGCCAATAACGGGGAAAATCTACCACCTGTACCGCGCAAAGAATCAAAGTACTTTTCTTTCCTTGATTTCGCCGGATGAATGTAACTTCGATTACGTGGGAAGTTTTCGGCTAGGGCCGGATAAAATGTGGGAGAAAGTCGAGTAA
- a CDS encoding serine hydrolase domain-containing protein: MKKFLRVLLVLFVLLAIAGLYNYPKLNIVSGYASKNAASAHFIADRSFADIATNENNMPLIKLADISENKGKVSAAVFGLMARKTICRDGLGCVLVNEDYVETKTLPTPRRSKSVDSLPFPYGNFGTTDTVFRNVDYKKLKEAVHKSFADYDTQKTRTLLVAYKNHIIAEEYGEGFTPDTPVLGWSMTKSVLATLYGILEYQGKLDVQQPAPIASWQEDGRKNITINHLLRMESGLEWNEDYAAISDVTKMLFLEPDMTASQARLPTVAPPSEIWNYSSGTTNLLSGILRKQFKTHQDYLDFPYAALIDRMGMHSMLIEADLEGNYIGSSYGWASTRDWAKFGLLYLNNGNWNGEQLFDTEWVDYVTKPTKGSEGVYGAHFWLNAGGKYPDAPKDLYSANGFQGQRVFIIPSKDLVIVRTGLEQEPVFDANTLLKDVLAAIE, encoded by the coding sequence ATGAAAAAATTCCTTAGAGTTCTCCTTGTATTGTTTGTATTGTTGGCCATAGCCGGGCTCTACAATTACCCCAAGCTGAATATCGTCTCCGGATATGCATCGAAGAATGCAGCCTCAGCACATTTCATAGCCGACCGTTCTTTTGCCGATATCGCAACAAATGAAAATAATATGCCGCTGATCAAGCTGGCGGATATCAGCGAGAATAAAGGCAAGGTTTCTGCCGCTGTATTCGGTCTAATGGCGCGTAAAACCATTTGCCGAGACGGTCTTGGCTGTGTACTAGTCAATGAAGACTACGTCGAAACTAAAACCTTACCAACACCTCGGCGTTCGAAATCAGTAGACTCCTTACCCTTCCCCTATGGGAATTTTGGAACAACGGATACTGTATTCCGCAATGTGGATTATAAAAAATTAAAGGAAGCGGTTCACAAGTCTTTCGCAGACTATGACACGCAAAAAACCAGAACACTACTCGTAGCCTATAAAAATCATATTATCGCCGAGGAATACGGTGAAGGCTTTACCCCGGATACGCCCGTGCTGGGATGGAGTATGACCAAAAGCGTTTTAGCCACGCTCTATGGTATTCTGGAATACCAGGGCAAATTAGATGTGCAGCAACCCGCCCCGATAGCGTCCTGGCAGGAAGACGGTAGGAAAAACATCACCATAAACCATTTGCTACGTATGGAAAGTGGACTGGAATGGAACGAAGATTATGCCGCCATTTCGGACGTGACAAAAATGCTTTTTTTAGAACCGGACATGACAGCTTCCCAAGCGCGATTACCCACTGTCGCCCCTCCTTCGGAAATTTGGAATTATTCTTCGGGCACCACAAATTTACTGTCAGGGATTTTGCGAAAGCAGTTCAAAACACACCAGGATTATTTGGATTTCCCCTACGCCGCTTTAATCGATAGGATGGGAATGCATTCCATGCTTATCGAGGCGGATTTGGAAGGAAATTATATCGGTTCTTCCTACGGATGGGCAAGTACACGAGATTGGGCCAAATTCGGACTGTTGTATCTCAACAATGGCAATTGGAACGGGGAACAGCTGTTCGATACCGAATGGGTAGACTATGTCACCAAGCCCACGAAAGGCTCCGAGGGTGTTTACGGTGCCCATTTCTGGTTGAATGCCGGCGGTAAATATCCCGATGCCCCAAAGGATTTGTATTCTGCCAATGGGTTTCAAGGCCAGCGGGTGTTTATTATTCCCTCTAAAGATTTGGTCATCGTAAGGACCGGATTGGAGCAGGAACCTGTATTTGATGCCAACACGCTTCTTAAAGATGTGCTAGCGGCTATTGAGTAA
- a CDS encoding 3D domain-containing protein: protein MKKSIVLISYLVILVSTYFLGACTEDKYEWKSLPVKVSAYNSVSWQTDGKPNLAAWGDTLKPGMKCIAVSRDLIGLGLDHNTQVKIEGFDGIYLVKDKMNSRYTNKIDIFMGKDVEKAREWGNQELTIQYRVEKSVDEKKSK, encoded by the coding sequence ATGAAAAAATCGATTGTTCTGATTTCTTACCTTGTTATCTTGGTATCAACCTACTTTTTGGGGGCTTGTACGGAAGATAAATATGAATGGAAGTCGCTTCCGGTTAAGGTTTCCGCATACAACTCGGTGAGTTGGCAGACCGATGGAAAACCGAATCTTGCCGCTTGGGGCGATACTCTAAAGCCCGGAATGAAGTGCATTGCCGTTTCACGGGATTTGATCGGTTTGGGTTTGGACCACAACACCCAGGTTAAAATAGAGGGTTTTGACGGTATTTATCTGGTAAAGGATAAAATGAACAGCAGATATACCAATAAAATAGATATTTTTATGGGGAAGGATGTCGAGAAAGCCAGGGAATGGGGAAACCAGGAATTGACCATTCAATATCGCGTCGAAAAATCCGTGGACGAAAAAAAGTCGAAATAA